A stretch of DNA from Candidatus Poribacteria bacterium:
TCAACTTTATGCCGAACTTGCTGCGAATAAATCTCTTTCCCGCGTGCAGCGATAGTTCCAGGCGGATAATCCGAATATGACCTAACAGTTCTCCTCAATTAGAGTTTCAACGCTTTCGCCTTCTGTACGATAGCGTCTGTGTTAATGCCGTGATATTCTAAAAGCTCCTCCGGTTTCCCAGACCTCGGCATCCCTGTAACAGCAAGCTTGTGAACGCAGACGCCTTCAGTTGCCACAGCATCAAGGACAGCGTCCCCGAGACCGCCTTCAGGATAATGGTCTTCAACGGTGATTAGGGTATTGTTCGTCTCAGACGCCGCCTTTTGTAGCGCTTCCTTATCAATCGGCTTAACAGAATACACGTCTATAATACGGACAGCCACCCCTTCTTGAGCAAGTATCTCGTGTGCTTTCAAGGCTTCGTGAAGGGCAACACCGGCGGCAACAATGGTCACCTTATCTTCACTGCTTTCCCGAATAACTTTAGACCCACCGATTGGGAAACGCTCATCAGCATCGTAGAGAATAGCGGTTTTTGGACGCGAGGTGCGGAGGTAAACGATACCCTCATAATCCGCAGCTTCCGCGACGAGCCGTTCAGCGGCGACTGCATCGCTTGGATACAGCACGACTGCTCCCGGAATCGCACGGAACATCGCGATGTCCTCTAAACCCATCTGTGAGGGACCGTCTTCACCGATTGAGACGCCACAGTGTGAACCGGCATATTTAATATTCGCTTGTGAGATCGCAGACATCCGAATCTGATCATAGGCACGCGATAAAAATGCAGCAAAGGTTGAGACAAACGGAATCTTACCGCGTTTTGCCAAACCGATGCCAGCCCCGACCAAATTTTGTTCCGCGATGAACATCTCGAAATAGCGGTTCGGATGGAGTTCCATAAATTGCTCAGCATACGTAGAGTTTTTAGTATCTCCATCTAAAGCAACAACATTCGGATTCGCACTACCGAGTTTCGCAAGCCCTGCACCGTAGCCACTACGCGTTGCGACTTCTTCGTCCACTGGATAGTCAGGCGGCTCACATTCGGTCACGGCTGCACGATCAGCATTCCCATTTACAGGATTTGGGGATGCAATCCGAACCGGAACATCTGAATGCAATGGACCAAGTTCAGCTAAAGCCTTATCAAGCTCGTCACCCTGGGCAAGCGCTTTTCCGTGCCAGTTGTCGGCGTTTTCAAGGAACGAAATCCCTTTTCCTTTAAAAGTTTTGGCGACTATCATCGTCGGTTTCTCGTCCGAAGCCTTCGCTCGGTCGAGTGCGGGAAGGATTTCATCAAAATCGTGACCATCAATGCCGATGGCTTGCCAACCAAACGCCTCAAAACGCTGACAATACGTATCGACGTCAAAGGCATACATCGTCCGTTGGCTCTGTCCAAGCGCATTGACATCCACAATCCCAATCAAATTATTAAGTTTGTAGTGTGATGCTAAAGCAGCCGCCTCCCAGACCCCACCTTCAGCAGTCTCGCCATCGCCAAGGAGGACATAGACTCGGTAATCAGCGTCATCTAAGTATTTTCCATTGAGAGCCATGCCGAGTCCAAGCGATAAGCCCTGTCCAAGGGACCCTGTTGCGACCTCTGTCCATTCAAACCGAGGGGTCGGATGTCCCTCCAAGATGCTATCAATTTGTCGCAACGTGCGAAGTTTTTCGGCTGGAATAATCCCCGCTTCCGCATAAGCGGCGTAAAGGAGCGGTGCCGCATGTCCTTTGGACAAGATGAATCTATCGTTGTTGGGGTTCTGAGCATCGGTTGTGTCATAACGCATCGCGTGAAAAAAAAGTGCTGAGACGATATCCGCAGCTGAGAGACACGTGGTTGGATGTCCAGACCCCGCCTCCGATGTGGAGGTGACGGAATGAATGCGTAGGTTCGTCGCTTTCTGTTTGAGAAAATTTTTTAAGGTTTCCACAAATTTTGCTAATCCTTTTTTAATAGTTGTCGGCTATCGGAGACTGTCGGCTGTCAGTGTTAGAATGGAAGATTGGAAGGATGGGTGGGGTATCTTCCATCCTTCCCTCGTCCATTCCAGTCTCTTGCTGATGGCCGATGGCTGATCGCTATCTTGCTGACGGCTATTCTGGGTTCAACTGAACCGATCTTCGTTGTGCGGCTAATGAAAGGTAATGTTCTTGATACGTCTGGATGAGATTCTCAAAAGTTACAATGGCTTGCGGGATATTTTGCATTTTGACGTAAGCTTCCGCTTGCCAGTACATCGCCTTTGCTACAATCGAATTAGAATCTGTCACATTTCCTTCCGTGTCCTGGGCTTCGTTTTCTATAGCTTCCCCAAATTTTTCGATTGCGCGTTGATAATCTTTCTCCTCATAGTAGGCTTTCACAGCATCTGCATAAGCGAGATTGCCTTGTTCCTGTGGTCGGAAAAGCTCAACTTCAAACGGAGGCAATTCCAACGGTGGGATGTCCACTTCTAAATCTTCTTCGATCGGTAATGCATCTATCGCTTCAGCAAGTCGTTGTTCATATGCTTCAGTATCATCGCTATCTTCTTCTTCGCCGCCGTATGCCTCTACTCCTTCTTCAGCGTCGTGTTCTTCTACTGCCTCTGTATCTGTATCTTCATCTTCATCATCTTCATCATCTTCATCATCTTCATCATCTTCATCTTCCACTTCCTCTTCCTCAACTCCTGTGGCTTCACGAAATGCGTGAGAGAGCGCAGTAGCCGGATCATTTAAGTCATCTTCCAACTCATCGACATCGGCATCGGCACCTTCTTCATCCAGATAGGAATCTTGTGATTCATCATCAAAATCGTCTGTTTCGTCAAAACTAAATATCATTTGTTCCTCCACATTGCTGTTTTTTAGTAATAGCCGTCGGCAGTTAGCAAGAAAACCGCTTGTTAACTGCCGAGAGCCGCACCACTTAGTACCTGATCTTCACGTCTGCCCAAGTGGTTGCCATCTTGTCAGCAGGATCAATCGCTAAGGCTGCAAGCATACCGTCCAACATCGTTTCAATGTCCGCTTGCTCCAAAGCGACATCGAAAATTACAACCTCGTCGATAGTCACTGCCCCAAAGCGCGCGCCACCGCAACAGTCATCAAATCCGATATTGACGGGACCGCTATCGGCATCAATAGGATTTTTAGCCAAATCTAATGTGCTGGCTTCTTTCGCATCAATATAGATGGCCCACTTACCGGTCTTACTATCAAAAGTGGTCGTGTACATGTGCCACTGGGTAATATCTTTGGGTCCAACATTACCATCATTCCAACCACCGGGTTTATTCCAGCAGCCTCCATTGCAAACCGGCCACGCTACATTTTTTGTGCCTTGGTTGGGATGGATGATATAGGCGTTCCGCTTTTCGACCATCCAACCGTGTTGATTCCAAGTATCATTCGGACTCTTTGCCCAAGCTGAGACCGTGATCGCTTCAGTCGGATTATCATGCTCGGCGATCCGAACGAAAGCACCTTTACCATCAAATTCAAGTGCTTGCCCAAACTGGCCCTTCACCCATTTCGGTTTACCTTCAAATTCGCCGTCCAGTCCATTTCCGGTGTCATCGGTTGCGACATTTCCTTTGCCCTCATCAAAAAGCCACATTCCGACAATGGTATCAGGATCGATCTCGGCCGAGGTGGTGGAGACGAACAAAACACCAACCGCAAAAAGACTGAAACACACGAGGACTACACTCGTGGGTTTCCAAAACTTGCTGCCAGAAATAATACTGAAATTCATTTTTACCTCCTGCTCAATATTACAAACTCAAGGACTTTACACACATATCCGTGCGATTCATGCGGACACCACAACCGTGCGAAGGCATAAATCGCCGCCAAAATATTCACATACATTTATCATATCAGATGCACAGGTACATGTCAAGAAAAAATTGAAATTCAAGACGATCTCACTTTCGGTGAAAAGGTTCCGCGCATACATTGATGCCACCACGTTCCAGCTCTTTTTTTCTACGAAAATTAGGAACTCAATCTGAATGGAGAACCTACGTAGAATACACCAATCCGAAGAAGGCACATTGACTCACGGACGGGGTGTCCTATATTTAAAAAGCGTTGACATGACAGGAATTTTCATCTATAATGTTTTAATGTTTTCATAAATTTATCTTAATTTAGAAGTTCGAGGTTTTTGCTGGGGTGTCTCCGCAGAAACCCTCCCACAGGAAAATATGAAAGAAATAGGATTTATTTCTTTGCTTTTGATCTTTGGTACCCTGTCCGTGTTTGGACAGACTTTAAATAACAGCCTGATAGTTTTAGGCTCACAACACCCCAACCTTAAGCACGAAAAACCAACGAGCGGTGTTTTTGTTGCGCAAGGCTTAGCGGCACAGAATTCGGAAGAGATTCCTGATGCGTCCACAAAGCAGAGTGATGCTGCCGATTCGGAGAACGGGAAAACCACAGATGAAGGGCATATACAGCAGAAAGAGACGAGACGGATATTTAAGATTATTAACGACTATCAGTTAGGTGAAGGTGAGGTACTCACAACACTCGTCATAATTGCCGCAGATGCAAGATTACAAGGGCAGGTAACCGGCAACATATTAGTCATCGGTGGAGATGCTCAATTGTCGCCAGAGGCACAAGTGAATGGCACTCTATACATTATCGGTGGACAGCTTACTGGAAATACACAAGGCGTCGCTAACCTTCAAGTAAGCAATGATTGGCATCTGGTACCCGCTGCGGTCCATCTTGCTATGCACCCCCATACCTTCTGGGGTATCAGCAAGCAAGCGAATTTTCGCCTAACACTCATCAAAATCGGATTTTCCGTTTTGATGTATCTGCTAATAGTAGCCGTGTTTTCAAATCCGATAAACGAGATAAGCGAACTTTTCGCGAGGCGACCTATCGGTAGTATATTATTTGGTATCCTGATGTTAATTGCGATACCTTTCTCCCTCGCAGTGTTGACATTATCAATCATTGGTGTGCCATTCATGCTACTGGTGCTTTCGCTTTTGATTCCCTTTGCCATCTGTGGTAAAGCAGCGATTTTCCTGACGCTCGGTAGTACCCTTTTTTCAGGGCGATGGAGACCGCTCGCGGTTATATTCGGTTATATCCTCTACTTCATGGCAACATCCGTGCCGTATATTGATTGGGCAGCGTTTCTCATTGTCA
This window harbors:
- a CDS encoding LamG domain-containing protein, with product MNFSIISGSKFWKPTSVVLVCFSLFAVGVLFVSTTSAEIDPDTIVGMWLFDEGKGNVATDDTGNGLDGEFEGKPKWVKGQFGQALEFDGKGAFVRIAEHDNPTEAITVSAWAKSPNDTWNQHGWMVEKRNAYIIHPNQGTKNVAWPVCNGGCWNKPGGWNDGNVGPKDITQWHMYTTTFDSKTGKWAIYIDAKEASTLDLAKNPIDADSGPVNIGFDDCCGGARFGAVTIDEVVIFDVALEQADIETMLDGMLAALAIDPADKMATTWADVKIRY
- a CDS encoding tetratricopeptide repeat protein, which encodes MIFSFDETDDFDDESQDSYLDEEGADADVDELEDDLNDPATALSHAFREATGVEEEEVEDEDDEDDEDDEDDEDEDTDTEAVEEHDAEEGVEAYGGEEEDSDDTEAYEQRLAEAIDALPIEEDLEVDIPPLELPPFEVELFRPQEQGNLAYADAVKAYYEEKDYQRAIEKFGEAIENEAQDTEGNVTDSNSIVAKAMYWQAEAYVKMQNIPQAIVTFENLIQTYQEHYLSLAAQRRSVQLNPE
- a CDS encoding transketolase, whose product is METLKNFLKQKATNLRIHSVTSTSEAGSGHPTTCLSAADIVSALFFHAMRYDTTDAQNPNNDRFILSKGHAAPLLYAAYAEAGIIPAEKLRTLRQIDSILEGHPTPRFEWTEVATGSLGQGLSLGLGMALNGKYLDDADYRVYVLLGDGETAEGGVWEAAALASHYKLNNLIGIVDVNALGQSQRTMYAFDVDTYCQRFEAFGWQAIGIDGHDFDEILPALDRAKASDEKPTMIVAKTFKGKGISFLENADNWHGKALAQGDELDKALAELGPLHSDVPVRIASPNPVNGNADRAAVTECEPPDYPVDEEVATRSGYGAGLAKLGSANPNVVALDGDTKNSTYAEQFMELHPNRYFEMFIAEQNLVGAGIGLAKRGKIPFVSTFAAFLSRAYDQIRMSAISQANIKYAGSHCGVSIGEDGPSQMGLEDIAMFRAIPGAVVLYPSDAVAAERLVAEAADYEGIVYLRTSRPKTAILYDADERFPIGGSKVIRESSEDKVTIVAAGVALHEALKAHEILAQEGVAVRIIDVYSVKPIDKEALQKAASETNNTLITVEDHYPEGGLGDAVLDAVATEGVCVHKLAVTGMPRSGKPEELLEYHGINTDAIVQKAKALKL